A genomic stretch from Corynebacterium sp. 21KM1197 includes:
- a CDS encoding nucleoside hydrolase has protein sequence MARKIILDCDPGHDDAVAILLAAGSPEIDLLGITTVGGNQTLSKVTYNARQVMTIAGLIDVPLHAGCARPLVRRAEAAADVHGESGMELHGFELPEPAVAVEPGHAVDYIIDTIMAHKPGEITLVPTGPLTNIAMAVRKEPRIAERVREVVLMGGGYHEGNKTATAEFNIATDPEAAHIVFNEAWPLVMVGLDLTHQALATREVEERFAALGTRAGDFVVGLCGFFREAYREAQGFDDPPVHDPCTIAYLIDPDVVSTVPVPLDVELRGELTAGMTVADFRAPAPPDCTTSVAVKLDHQGFWDLVVGAVERLH, from the coding sequence ATGGCGCGCAAAATCATCCTGGATTGCGACCCCGGCCACGACGACGCCGTGGCGATCCTGCTCGCCGCAGGCAGCCCCGAGATCGACCTGCTCGGTATTACCACCGTGGGCGGCAACCAAACCCTGAGCAAGGTCACCTATAACGCCCGGCAGGTCATGACCATCGCCGGGCTTATCGACGTCCCCCTTCATGCCGGTTGCGCCCGCCCTCTGGTGCGCCGGGCGGAGGCCGCCGCCGACGTCCACGGCGAGAGCGGCATGGAACTCCACGGCTTTGAACTGCCCGAGCCCGCTGTGGCGGTGGAGCCCGGGCACGCGGTGGACTACATCATCGACACCATCATGGCCCACAAACCGGGAGAGATCACCCTGGTGCCCACCGGGCCGCTCACCAACATCGCTATGGCGGTGCGCAAGGAACCGCGCATTGCCGAGCGGGTGCGCGAGGTGGTGCTCATGGGCGGCGGTTACCACGAGGGGAATAAGACCGCCACGGCGGAATTCAACATCGCCACCGATCCCGAGGCCGCGCACATCGTGTTCAACGAGGCCTGGCCCCTGGTGATGGTGGGCCTTGATCTCACCCACCAAGCGCTGGCCACCAGGGAAGTCGAGGAGCGCTTTGCCGCCCTGGGTACTCGGGCGGGGGACTTTGTGGTGGGTCTCTGTGGATTCTTCCGGGAGGCCTACCGCGAGGCCCAAGGCTTCGACGATCCCCCGGTACACGACCCCTGCACGATTGCTTACCTCATCGACCCGGACGTGGTGAGCACCGTGCCGGTTCCCCTCGATGTGGAACTGCGCGGGGAACTCACCGCGGGCATGACGGTGGCCGATTTTAGGGCACCCGCGCCCCCGGATTGCACCACCTCCGTGGCAGTGAAGCTGGACCATCAGGGATTTTGGGATCTGGTGGTGGGGGCGGTGGAAAGGCTCCATTAG
- a CDS encoding ribokinase: MPRKVVVVGSINADLTVHVHRHPQPGETLAGSGGTISAGGKGANQAVAAALQGADVALVGAVGRDPYAAPATERLRSSGVDMRGVAEVDGPTGLAVITVSEDGENTIIVVPGANGTVKSAEVSRHAALLREASVLLLQGEIPAEGFAQAVAEAGPHTRVLINLAPVVPVPRETLLRAHPLIANEHEAGLILDQLGQPLDSTDPTALAQALRQMGFESVVLTLGKRGALVAEGEQVTPIPTPTITAVDTTGAGDAFAGALAARLAAGDSLIDAAHHAARVGAYAATGHGAQASYPGPGDELPG; this comes from the coding sequence ATGCCCCGCAAGGTCGTGGTGGTCGGCTCCATTAATGCCGACCTCACCGTTCACGTTCACCGTCACCCCCAACCCGGCGAGACCCTGGCCGGTTCCGGCGGCACTATTTCCGCAGGTGGCAAGGGGGCCAACCAGGCGGTGGCAGCAGCGTTGCAGGGGGCGGACGTCGCCTTGGTAGGCGCGGTGGGCCGCGACCCTTACGCCGCTCCCGCGACCGAGCGCCTGCGTTCCTCCGGGGTGGACATGCGCGGCGTCGCCGAGGTGGATGGCCCCACCGGATTAGCGGTGATTACTGTCTCCGAGGACGGGGAAAACACCATTATCGTGGTGCCGGGAGCCAACGGCACGGTAAAAAGCGCTGAGGTGAGCCGTCACGCGGCGCTGCTGCGCGAGGCCTCGGTGCTGCTGCTTCAGGGCGAGATTCCTGCCGAGGGTTTCGCGCAAGCGGTGGCGGAGGCCGGGCCGCACACGCGGGTGCTCATCAACTTAGCCCCCGTGGTGCCCGTGCCCAGAGAGACGCTGCTGCGCGCCCACCCCCTGATCGCCAACGAGCACGAGGCCGGACTAATCCTCGATCAACTAGGCCAGCCCCTCGATTCCACCGACCCCACCGCCCTCGCCCAGGCGCTGCGTCAGATGGGCTTTGAATCCGTGGTGCTCACACTGGGCAAACGCGGCGCGCTCGTGGCGGAGGGTGAGCAAGTCACCCCCATTCCCACGCCCACCATCACCGCCGTGGACACCACCGGGGCGGGCGACGCCTTCGCCGGTGCCCTCGCCGCGCGCCTGGCCGCCGGGGATTCGCTTATCGACGCCGCCCATCACGCCGCGCGCGTGGGAGCCTACGCCGCCACGGGCCACGGCGCGCAGGCCTCGTATCCGGGGCCTGGAGATGAGTTGCCGGGTTAG
- a CDS encoding ABC transporter ATP-binding protein, with protein sequence MLHVKDLNISNGRSDLVAGLSFDLHPGERVGLIGESGSGKTLTALALMGLCPLPVRGSIALGEQELVGLPEKHLRRVRGRRIAMVFQEPMTALNPLMVVGKQLTKAMPGRRSGERKRQAAALFQDVGLSPEHLGAYPHQLSGGQRQRVLIALALAQDPEVLICDEPTTALDATVQRQIMELIQRITEQRHIAVLFISHDLSLVSNLCDRLLVMEAGRVIERGETHQVLSQPSAPRTRALISATALSPREATSVPDSAPLSVSVTGVSHTFHSSGRSVPALRDINLEVPRGTRLGIVGGSGSGKTTLLKMIAGLTAPDSGTIRVSGRAQMVFQDPFSSFNPRMRVGAAITEGLGVLTRKQRQQRAADLMAEVGLDPQAARRFPHEFSGGQRQRLSIARALAADPEVILADEAVSALDVTVRATVLDVLDRAITPQRTLIFVSHDLGVIRHLCTHVVVMHQGEVVERGSVEQVWSEPKHPYTQELLAAATSPTV encoded by the coding sequence GTGCTGCACGTCAAGGATCTCAACATCTCCAACGGCCGCTCCGACCTAGTGGCGGGACTCTCCTTTGATCTACACCCCGGCGAACGCGTGGGCCTCATCGGGGAATCCGGTTCCGGCAAGACCCTCACGGCCCTGGCGCTCATGGGGTTATGCCCCCTGCCGGTGCGCGGCAGCATTGCCTTGGGAGAACAGGAATTGGTGGGCCTGCCGGAAAAGCACCTGCGCCGGGTGCGAGGGCGGCGCATAGCCATGGTCTTCCAGGAACCCATGACGGCCCTGAACCCGCTCATGGTGGTGGGCAAGCAACTGACCAAGGCCATGCCGGGACGCCGTTCCGGGGAACGGAAGCGGCAGGCCGCCGCCCTTTTCCAAGACGTGGGCCTTTCCCCAGAGCACCTGGGGGCCTACCCGCACCAACTCTCCGGCGGTCAGCGCCAGCGCGTGCTCATCGCCCTAGCCCTGGCGCAAGACCCCGAGGTTTTAATCTGCGATGAACCCACCACCGCCCTCGATGCCACCGTGCAGCGTCAGATCATGGAACTCATCCAGCGGATTACCGAGCAACGCCACATCGCGGTGCTCTTTATCAGCCACGATCTCTCCCTCGTATCCAACCTGTGCGATCGGCTGCTGGTGATGGAGGCCGGGCGCGTCATCGAGCGCGGCGAGACTCACCAGGTGTTAAGCCAACCAAGCGCTCCCCGCACTCGCGCGCTTATAAGCGCCACCGCTCTTAGCCCACGAGAAGCCACAAGCGTGCCTGATTCCGCTCCCCTTTCCGTATCAGTCACCGGGGTTTCCCATACCTTCCATTCCTCCGGGCGCTCCGTCCCCGCCCTGCGCGACATCAACCTTGAGGTGCCCCGTGGCACCCGACTGGGGATCGTGGGTGGCTCCGGCTCCGGCAAGACCACGCTGCTGAAGATGATCGCGGGACTCACCGCACCCGATTCCGGCACGATACGGGTAAGCGGGCGGGCCCAGATGGTATTCCAGGATCCATTTTCCTCTTTCAATCCGCGCATGAGGGTGGGCGCGGCCATCACGGAGGGGCTTGGGGTGCTCACCCGCAAGCAGCGCCAGCAGCGCGCCGCCGACCTCATGGCGGAGGTGGGCCTTGATCCCCAGGCCGCTCGGCGCTTCCCTCACGAGTTCTCCGGCGGGCAACGCCAGCGCCTTTCCATCGCCCGCGCTCTGGCCGCCGATCCCGAGGTGATTCTGGCTGATGAGGCCGTGTCCGCCCTGGATGTCACCGTGCGAGCCACGGTGCTCGACGTGCTCGATCGCGCGATCACCCCGCAGCGCACCTTGATCTTTGTCTCCCATGACCTCGGCGTGATCCGACACCTGTGTACGCACGTGGTGGTGATGCACCAGGGTGAGGTCGTGGAACGGGGAAGCGTGGAGCAGGTATGGTCTGAGCCGAAGCATCCCTATACTCAGGAACTCCTGGCTGCGGCAACTTCCCCCACGGTGTGA
- a CDS encoding ABC transporter permease, whose translation MNRRFPFSGWLGLVLVSAVIILACVSALWVPHDPFAVSPEHRLEGPSPQHLLGTDRFGRDVLSRLMIGSQITLLVGLVSVGISALIGIPLGLWATLRGGIPEAAMMRGANLLLAFPALLLAILTGAVFGASTWSAMIAIGVAGIPSFLRVTRAGALQVLSQDYVAAARLAGRSRPAIAVIHVLPNISATLIVQASVSFALAVLAEAALSFLGLGTPPPEPSWGRMLGDAQAYLATAPHLALWPGLAIAATVLGFNLLGDGLRDTFDPRGRR comes from the coding sequence GTGAACAGACGATTCCCCTTCTCCGGCTGGCTGGGCCTCGTGCTAGTCTCCGCCGTCATCATCCTGGCCTGCGTCTCCGCGCTGTGGGTACCCCACGATCCGTTTGCGGTCTCCCCGGAACATCGCCTGGAGGGCCCCTCACCCCAACACCTCCTGGGCACCGATCGTTTTGGCCGCGATGTGCTCTCCCGGCTCATGATCGGCTCCCAGATCACGCTGCTGGTGGGGCTGGTTTCCGTAGGCATTTCCGCGCTCATCGGCATACCCCTGGGGCTGTGGGCCACCCTGCGCGGCGGGATCCCGGAAGCCGCCATGATGCGCGGGGCCAATCTGCTCCTCGCCTTTCCCGCCCTGCTCCTGGCAATCCTCACCGGGGCGGTATTTGGAGCCTCCACGTGGTCGGCCATGATCGCCATTGGCGTGGCGGGGATCCCCAGTTTCCTCCGCGTGACCCGCGCCGGTGCGCTCCAGGTACTCAGCCAGGATTACGTGGCCGCCGCGCGCCTGGCGGGGCGCAGCCGCCCCGCCATTGCCGTGATACACGTGCTGCCCAATATCTCGGCCACCCTCATCGTGCAGGCCTCCGTTTCCTTTGCCCTCGCGGTCCTCGCGGAGGCCGCCCTTAGTTTCCTGGGGTTGGGCACCCCTCCCCCGGAGCCCTCGTGGGGGCGCATGCTTGGCGACGCCCAGGCCTACCTCGCCACCGCTCCCCACCTGGCCCTGTGGCCGGGACTCGCCATCGCCGCCACCGTCTTAGGCTTCAATCTCTTAGGCGATGGCCTGCGCGATACTTTCGATCCCCGAGGGAGGCGCTAG
- a CDS encoding ATP-binding protein, which yields MAREYLPRIADARLKRALEVSGAVQVKGPKWCGKTATALQQAQSVLYMQDPDYSASYLALADTKPSKLLEGDTPRLIDEWQMAERLWDAVRFAVDRRGEPGQFILTGSSTPTVDPAHSGVGRITSFVMRPMTLHESQESTGDVSLSTLFQNHDAEVAGISLLDVEDIAHILCRGGWPAAIVNKKNHPRPDLARAYVDGLIESDISRIDGVNRNAMRVRALMRSYARHVSTQASQATIAADLAVNDEVMSPNTVSDYLDALARAYIIDELEAWNPVLRSKTVVRTSPTRHFVDPSVGTAIMRANAADLLRDMEAYGLLFESICVRDLRVYAEAMDGALFHYRDKTGLEADAVIVLADGRWAPIEVKLGERQVDEAAANLRKLAERVDTSRMGPPSFLAVITGGRAAYRRPDGVLVIPLACLAP from the coding sequence GTGGCGCGTGAGTATCTGCCGAGGATTGCCGATGCGCGGTTGAAGCGAGCCCTGGAGGTGAGCGGGGCCGTGCAGGTGAAGGGGCCAAAGTGGTGTGGCAAGACGGCCACGGCCTTGCAGCAGGCTCAAAGCGTGCTGTACATGCAGGATCCTGATTACTCTGCCTCGTACTTGGCTCTGGCGGATACTAAGCCTTCAAAACTCCTGGAGGGCGATACTCCGAGGCTGATTGACGAATGGCAGATGGCGGAACGACTCTGGGACGCGGTGAGGTTTGCTGTGGATCGTCGAGGCGAGCCGGGGCAGTTTATTCTCACCGGATCGAGCACTCCCACGGTGGATCCTGCGCACTCAGGAGTGGGGCGGATTACCAGCTTTGTTATGCGGCCAATGACGTTGCATGAGTCCCAAGAATCTACCGGCGATGTGTCCTTGAGTACCCTCTTTCAGAACCATGATGCAGAGGTAGCAGGTATTTCCTTGCTTGATGTAGAGGACATAGCGCATATTCTGTGTCGGGGTGGCTGGCCAGCGGCAATTGTAAATAAAAAGAATCACCCGAGGCCTGATCTCGCTCGCGCCTATGTGGACGGCCTCATCGAATCCGATATTTCCCGCATTGATGGTGTCAATCGCAATGCCATGCGGGTACGCGCGCTTATGCGTTCTTACGCTCGGCACGTGTCCACCCAGGCTTCCCAGGCGACTATCGCGGCGGACCTGGCTGTGAATGATGAGGTTATGTCTCCCAATACTGTGAGCGATTACCTGGATGCGCTGGCGCGCGCTTATATTATTGATGAATTGGAAGCCTGGAACCCGGTTTTGCGTTCCAAGACGGTGGTGCGCACCAGTCCCACTCGACATTTTGTTGATCCCTCTGTGGGAACTGCCATTATGCGCGCCAATGCCGCGGATCTATTGCGGGATATGGAAGCATACGGGCTCCTCTTTGAATCGATCTGCGTGCGCGATCTGCGGGTGTACGCAGAGGCGATGGATGGTGCTCTTTTCCATTATCGGGATAAAACCGGCTTGGAGGCGGACGCGGTGATAGTTCTTGCCGATGGCCGCTGGGCCCCCATCGAGGTGAAACTGGGGGAGCGGCAGGTGGACGAGGCGGCGGCTAATTTACGCAAACTGGCCGAGCGCGTGGATACTTCTCGCATGGGACCGCCCTCCTTCCTCGCTGTTATTACGGGTGGACGTGCGGCGTATCGACGCCCCGACGGAGTCCTGGTCATACCGCTGGCTTGCCTCGCCCCCTAA
- a CDS encoding ABC transporter permease yields MWRIIGRYVLRFLLLLFLGSLSIFALLRVMPGNPAEVALGITATEENVAELSAQWGTDRPLHQQYLNWISGMARGDFGTSLSSGQEIAPLLLDRGAVSLILCMSALVLSLLIAIPLGMVATRRHTGTVISSLSQVGIAVPSFLAAILLVSVFSLRLGWLPANGWVPPGEDFWEFLSRLILPVLSLAAVQAAILTRYVRSALLEVLNQDFMRTAYATGQGRGVTLFTHALRNAAIPVLTVAGVQLTSLVVGAVVIEQVFVIPGLGSLLLSAVSTRDLLMVQGIVMVLVLFTLLVNLAVDVTTTLLDPRLRAPHRGSAGYSCAPGSASAQASQGAPVSQEAPTAQGVQA; encoded by the coding sequence ATGTGGCGCATCATCGGCAGATACGTTCTGCGTTTTCTCCTCCTGCTATTCCTTGGCAGCCTGAGTATCTTCGCGCTGCTGCGCGTCATGCCCGGTAACCCCGCCGAGGTGGCACTCGGCATCACCGCCACGGAGGAGAACGTGGCGGAACTCTCCGCGCAGTGGGGCACGGATAGGCCCTTACATCAGCAGTACCTGAACTGGATCTCCGGCATGGCTCGGGGAGACTTTGGCACCTCCCTGAGCAGCGGGCAAGAGATCGCGCCCCTGCTGCTTGATCGCGGTGCCGTATCCCTCATTCTGTGCATGAGCGCCCTGGTGCTTTCCCTGCTCATCGCCATTCCCCTGGGCATGGTGGCCACCCGCAGGCACACCGGCACCGTTATTTCCAGCCTGAGCCAGGTGGGCATCGCGGTACCGAGTTTCCTCGCCGCGATCCTGCTCGTCTCTGTATTCTCCCTGCGCCTGGGCTGGCTTCCCGCCAACGGCTGGGTACCACCGGGCGAGGACTTCTGGGAGTTCCTCTCCCGCCTGATTCTCCCGGTGCTCTCCCTGGCCGCCGTGCAGGCGGCGATCCTCACTAGGTACGTGCGCTCCGCGCTACTAGAGGTGCTCAACCAGGACTTCATGCGCACCGCCTACGCCACCGGCCAGGGGCGCGGGGTAACGCTTTTTACCCACGCCCTGCGCAACGCCGCTATTCCCGTGCTCACCGTGGCGGGCGTCCAACTCACCTCACTGGTGGTGGGGGCCGTGGTGATCGAGCAGGTCTTTGTGATTCCCGGTCTGGGGTCGCTGCTGCTCAGCGCGGTAAGCACCAGGGATCTGCTCATGGTGCAGGGAATCGTGATGGTGCTGGTGCTTTTTACCCTGCTGGTGAACCTCGCGGTGGACGTCACCACCACGCTGCTTGATCCCCGACTGCGCGCGCCGCACCGGGGGTCTGCGGGGTATAGTTGCGCTCCCGGTTCTGCTTCCGCCCAGGCCTCCCAGGGGGCTCCGGTTTCTCAGGAGGCTCCGACTGCTCAGGGGGTGCAGGCGTGA
- a CDS encoding ABC transporter substrate-binding protein: protein MFSRHPGCPLAALLLALFPLVAGCSAGSTALSGTPRGGDAHATVVLAANAAPASLDFTTTSGAAIPQALMGNVYETLVTIDSSGQIQPGLAHEWEVSPDGTSYTFHLRPGVRFSNGDAFDAHTAKFSLDRVLSPAWTNGLKAQMNPVASAVALDDLTLRVRLHHPSAAWLWNMGTLVGAMMSPRGVENLATEPVGTGPYAVENWAVGSALRLRAREDYWGEAPANTTAEIRYFPDAISATNALESGDVDVLWGLQNPELLDPLRARGQWNIDVGTTNGEVLLSMNNRRAPFDRVEVRQAVMHAIDRQAVINTVWDGYGTDTGGIPVPPTDPWYDPSRRYPFDPERARELLRAAGYTTDGHDPRLAVTITVPALPYAQTTSELLYSQLRDVGFQVTLESAEFPAVWLAQVLKGHDYDMSLIAHVEPRDIPTLFGNPDYYLGFDSPRTRALIDAAEASGDDPEEGTRLMTQAVDSLMEEAAADTLMNFPNIVVSHPGIGGIDPTTVVDSLPLSHLSKEAR, encoded by the coding sequence ATGTTTTCGCGGCACCCCGGCTGTCCCCTCGCGGCCCTGCTCCTCGCACTGTTTCCCCTGGTGGCGGGGTGCAGCGCGGGTTCCACCGCGCTCAGCGGCACTCCCCGGGGAGGCGATGCCCACGCCACCGTGGTGCTCGCCGCCAATGCCGCACCGGCCTCCCTGGACTTCACCACCACCTCGGGCGCGGCCATTCCCCAGGCGCTCATGGGCAACGTGTATGAAACATTGGTGACCATTGATTCCTCCGGGCAGATCCAGCCCGGCCTGGCGCACGAGTGGGAAGTCTCCCCAGACGGCACCTCCTACACCTTCCATCTGCGCCCCGGAGTGCGCTTTAGCAATGGCGATGCCTTTGACGCGCACACCGCCAAGTTCTCCCTCGATCGGGTGCTCAGCCCGGCCTGGACCAACGGCCTCAAGGCACAGATGAATCCGGTGGCATCCGCCGTGGCCCTCGACGATCTCACCCTGCGGGTACGCCTCCACCACCCCTCCGCCGCCTGGCTGTGGAATATGGGCACCCTGGTAGGAGCCATGATGAGCCCGCGAGGAGTGGAAAACCTGGCCACCGAGCCCGTGGGCACCGGCCCCTACGCGGTAGAAAATTGGGCCGTGGGCAGCGCCCTGCGGTTGCGCGCTCGGGAGGATTACTGGGGCGAGGCACCCGCCAATACCACCGCTGAGATCAGATATTTTCCCGATGCCATCTCCGCCACCAATGCCCTGGAATCGGGCGACGTGGACGTGCTGTGGGGTCTGCAAAACCCGGAACTGCTCGATCCGCTCCGGGCACGCGGACAGTGGAATATCGACGTCGGCACCACCAACGGCGAGGTGCTGCTCTCCATGAATAACCGCCGCGCGCCCTTTGATCGAGTGGAGGTGCGCCAGGCCGTCATGCACGCGATTGATCGCCAGGCGGTGATTAATACCGTGTGGGACGGCTACGGCACCGATACCGGCGGTATTCCCGTGCCGCCCACCGACCCCTGGTACGACCCCTCGCGGCGCTATCCCTTCGATCCCGAGCGCGCCCGCGAACTGCTGCGTGCGGCCGGATACACCACCGACGGCCACGACCCCCGCCTCGCTGTCACCATCACCGTACCGGCCCTCCCCTACGCCCAGACCACCTCGGAACTGCTCTATTCCCAGCTGCGCGACGTGGGCTTCCAGGTGACCCTGGAATCGGCGGAGTTTCCGGCGGTGTGGTTGGCCCAGGTGCTCAAGGGCCACGATTACGATATGTCGCTCATCGCGCACGTTGAGCCTCGCGATATTCCCACGCTCTTTGGCAACCCAGACTATTACCTCGGCTTTGATTCGCCACGCACCAGGGCGCTTATCGACGCCGCCGAGGCCAGCGGGGACGATCCCGAGGAAGGCACCCGCCTGATGACCCAGGCCGTGGATTCCCTCATGGAGGAGGCCGCCGCCGATACCCTCATGAACTTCCCCAACATCGTGGTCTCTCACCCCGGTATCGGTGGAATTGACCCCACCACGGTGGTGGATTCCCTCCCGCTTTCGCACCTGTCCAAGGAGGCCCGCTGA
- a CDS encoding alpha-hydroxy acid oxidase has product MAKIPRQVPNPTEIFDLLKFKTPDLNFKRARLSKAQTIDDLRIIAKRRTPAAAFDYTDGAADDEISMNRARQAFKDVEFHPSILKDVSHLDTTAEIFGGPSSLPFGIAPTGFTRLMQTEGEVAGASAAGRAGIPFALSTLGTTSIEDVKKANPHGRNMFQLYVMRDRSISYGLVERAAKAGFDTLFFTVDTPVAGARLRDARNGFSIPPQISLGTVLNAIPRPWWWWDFLTTPPLEFASLTTTGGTVGELLNNAMDPTIKFDDLDEIRALWPGKLVVKGVQNLEDSKKLADLGVDGIILSNHGGRQLDRAPVPFHLLPEVSREVGKDLDVAMDTGIMHGADIVAALAMGAKFTFIGRAYLYGLMAGGEAGVDRTIEILASQVRRTMQLLQVSSIEELGPQHVTQLNRLNPRQIDFDIREDRGGFV; this is encoded by the coding sequence ATGGCTAAAATCCCACGCCAAGTACCCAATCCCACCGAGATCTTTGATCTGCTCAAGTTCAAGACCCCGGACCTCAACTTCAAGCGCGCTCGACTGAGCAAGGCTCAGACCATTGATGATCTGCGCATCATCGCCAAGCGCCGCACCCCCGCAGCCGCCTTCGACTACACCGACGGCGCCGCCGACGATGAAATCTCCATGAACCGCGCCCGCCAGGCGTTCAAGGACGTGGAGTTCCACCCCTCCATCCTCAAGGACGTCTCCCACCTGGACACCACTGCCGAGATCTTCGGTGGCCCATCCTCCCTGCCCTTCGGCATCGCCCCCACCGGCTTCACCCGCCTCATGCAGACCGAGGGCGAGGTTGCCGGTGCCAGCGCCGCAGGTCGCGCCGGTATCCCCTTCGCGCTGTCCACCCTGGGCACCACCTCCATCGAGGACGTGAAGAAGGCCAACCCGCACGGCCGCAACATGTTCCAGCTCTACGTCATGCGGGATCGCTCCATCTCCTATGGCCTGGTGGAGCGCGCCGCCAAGGCGGGCTTTGACACCCTCTTCTTCACCGTGGACACCCCGGTGGCCGGTGCCCGCCTGCGTGATGCCCGCAACGGCTTCTCCATTCCGCCGCAGATTTCCCTGGGTACCGTGCTCAACGCCATTCCGCGCCCCTGGTGGTGGTGGGACTTCCTGACCACCCCGCCGCTGGAGTTCGCCTCACTGACCACCACGGGCGGCACCGTGGGTGAACTACTCAACAACGCGATGGACCCCACCATCAAGTTCGATGATCTCGATGAGATCCGCGCCCTGTGGCCCGGCAAACTCGTGGTCAAGGGCGTGCAGAACCTGGAGGATTCCAAGAAGCTCGCGGACCTGGGCGTGGACGGCATCATCCTGTCCAACCACGGCGGCCGCCAGCTCGATCGCGCACCCGTGCCCTTCCACCTCCTTCCCGAGGTCTCGCGCGAGGTGGGCAAGGACCTCGACGTGGCCATGGATACCGGCATCATGCACGGCGCGGACATCGTGGCCGCCCTGGCAATGGGCGCCAAGTTCACCTTCATCGGCCGTGCTTACCTCTACGGCCTTATGGCCGGTGGCGAGGCCGGTGTGGATCGCACCATCGAGATTCTGGCCAGCCAGGTGCGTCGCACCATGCAGCTCTTGCAGGTTTCCTCCATCGAGGAACTGGGCCCGCAGCACGTCACCCAGCTCAACCGGCTGAACCCGCGTCAGATCGACTTTGACATTCGTGAGGATCGCGGCGGCTTCGTTTAA
- a CDS encoding metallophosphoesterase → MKRRTLLKAAAAASWLPVLGSTASATATGSATRPGTLFYEGFDEVSNPASFTHRLPEGWTSSLEGVTSGEKRWEGWTLTTIRDWTWACGTKKRHWFTRGYRQVCVVDSKQQRLNSTDRMNAHLFSPAIDVTGHRAITVEFDSHYRQGRKGQSAEVTAHLGDQEITLLRLTEDRFSSHEALHLEIPTGVSTLRLGFHYLGGNDDWFWAIDNVAVTTPLPEVTGPPIAIIDVLSDIQGAITDYEDAVRQLNAMPEPAHALVINGDAVDNGSTELWEEFAAATARTPHASGKTIMTAGNHEMYGDEGSHAYIERFLHYSRCQELWREVIINGIPIITLNSEYYSDVDRDGKEPFVRLSPDQLAWLDERLLRWQQHGVTVLLFAHYLLPGTVSMSHSAWYQNDYEDLEALSNVLSKYSHHIMFTSHSHSSLLHQHDWWGIRRYPGTGEAGAIGFPVVNTGAILNAYMPEGDHDEVILDEPAASGLRVHVYDDRVRVEAWDFVERKQVKGWDFR, encoded by the coding sequence GTGAAGCGCCGCACCCTCCTCAAGGCCGCCGCAGCGGCCAGTTGGCTCCCCGTTCTTGGTTCAACCGCCTCTGCTACCGCAACTGGGTCCGCTACCAGGCCCGGAACGCTCTTTTACGAGGGTTTCGATGAGGTCTCCAACCCCGCCTCCTTTACCCACCGCCTCCCCGAGGGCTGGACCAGCAGCCTGGAGGGCGTCACCTCCGGGGAGAAGCGCTGGGAGGGTTGGACGCTGACCACCATTCGAGATTGGACCTGGGCCTGCGGCACAAAGAAGCGCCACTGGTTCACACGGGGTTATCGGCAGGTATGCGTGGTAGATTCCAAGCAGCAGCGCCTCAATTCCACCGATCGAATGAATGCGCACCTATTTTCCCCGGCGATTGACGTCACCGGACACCGCGCCATAACGGTGGAGTTTGATTCTCACTATCGGCAGGGGCGCAAGGGACAAAGCGCCGAGGTGACCGCGCACCTGGGCGATCAGGAGATCACGCTCCTCCGCCTCACGGAAGATCGTTTTTCCTCCCACGAGGCCCTGCATTTGGAGATTCCCACCGGCGTGAGCACCCTGCGCCTGGGTTTCCATTACCTCGGCGGCAACGATGACTGGTTCTGGGCCATTGATAACGTAGCGGTCACTACTCCCCTCCCGGAGGTCACGGGGCCACCAATCGCCATTATCGACGTCCTCTCGGACATTCAGGGAGCCATCACCGATTACGAGGACGCGGTGCGGCAACTCAACGCCATGCCAGAACCCGCGCACGCCCTGGTGATTAATGGCGACGCGGTGGATAACGGCAGCACGGAATTGTGGGAGGAGTTTGCTGCCGCCACCGCGCGCACCCCGCACGCTTCCGGGAAAACCATCATGACAGCCGGAAACCATGAAATGTACGGCGATGAGGGATCTCACGCCTATATAGAACGATTCCTGCATTATTCCCGCTGCCAGGAATTATGGCGAGAGGTGATCATCAACGGAATACCGATTATCACCCTGAACTCGGAGTACTACTCCGACGTGGACAGGGACGGCAAGGAGCCCTTTGTTCGACTCTCCCCCGATCAACTCGCCTGGCTCGATGAGCGCCTACTTCGTTGGCAGCAACACGGCGTGACCGTGCTTCTCTTTGCCCATTATCTGCTGCCCGGCACCGTCTCCATGTCCCACAGCGCCTGGTATCAGAACGATTACGAGGATCTGGAGGCACTCTCCAATGTGCTAAGCAAGTACTCCCACCACATCATGTTCACCTCCCACAGCCACTCCTCCCTGCTCCACCAACACGATTGGTGGGGAATACGGCGTTATCCCGGCACCGGGGAGGCCGGAGCCATTGGCTTCCCCGTGGTAAACACCGGGGCGATCCTCAACGCCTATATGCCCGAGGGAGATCACGATGAGGTAATCCTTGACGAACCGGCGGCCTCCGGGTTGCGCGTGCATGTGTACGACGATCGCGTGCGCGTGGAAGCATGGGATTTTGTAGAAAGAAAACAGGTGAAAGGGTGGGATTTCCGATAG